Proteins co-encoded in one Coregonus clupeaformis isolate EN_2021a chromosome 17, ASM2061545v1, whole genome shotgun sequence genomic window:
- the LOC121585879 gene encoding growth/differentiation factor 6-A gives MDAFQVLSLYLLLIFIWNIPCFQSAAIISPSVPRRNKGAKILHDGQRSTKFLKEIFASSPILSHHQEDFNKEAIVPHDYMLSIYRTYSAAERLGLNASFFRSSKSANTITSFVDRGTDDLLHSPLRRQKYLFDVSTLSDKEELVGAELRIFRKVPGDLQTSPTGLYDIQLLSCRSERLLDSRSLDPLDSRKPGWEVLDVWEMFKNRHHSDQGSQLCLQLKGTLSKSEMEIDLKQMGFDRTGRTQQEKAILVVYTRSKKRENLFNEMKEKIKSRGSGSRSEEERGLQFKARRRRRTALNNRHGKRHGKKSKSRCSKKALHVNFKELGWDDWIIAPLDYEAYHCEGVCDFPLRSHLEPTNHAIIQTLMNSMDPNSTPPSCCVPTKLSPISILYIDSGNNVVYKQYEDMVVEQCGCR, from the exons ATGGACGCATTTCAAGTATTATCGTTATATTTGTTACTCATCTTCATTTGGAATATACCATGTTTTCAGTCAGCTGCCATCATATCGCCCTCTGTGCCAAGGAGAAACAAGGGAGCCAAGATCCTTCATGATGGACAAAGGTCAACCAAATTTCTCAAAGAGATCTTCGCATCTTCTCCTATCTTAAGCCATCACCAAGAAGACTTTAATAAGGAAGCAATTGTGCCCCACGATTACATGCTTTCCATATACAGGACGTATTCGGCTGCAGAGAGACTCGGACTAAACGCAAGTTTTTTCCGCTCCTCAAAGTCTGCAAACACCATAACAAGTTTTGTGGACAGAGGAACAG ACGATCTCTTGCACTCTCCTTTGCGAAGACAAAAGTATCTGTTTGATGTCTCAACCCTTTCAGACAAAGAGGAGTTGGTTGGAGCTGAATTAAGGATATTTAGAAAAGTGCCCGGGGATTTGCAAACGTCCCCGACAGGTCTCTATGACATTCAATTACTCTCCTGTCGATCAGAACGGCTACTGGATTCCAGATCCCTTGATCCTCTGGATTCCCGAAAACCAGGATGGGAGGTTTTGGACGTGTGGGAAATGTTTAAAAACCGGCATCACTCTGATCAGGGGAGCCAGCTTTGTCTCCAGCTCAAGGGCACTCTTAGTAAATCAGAAATGGAAATCGATTTAAAACAGATGGGATTTGACAGAACCGGCCGAACCCAGCAAGAGAAGGCCATCTTGGTGGTTTACACCAGGTCCAAGAAAAGGGAGAACCTGTTCAACGAAATGAAAGAGAAGATCAAGTCGCGTGGATCAGGGAGCAGgtcggaggaggagaggggcctGCAGTTCAAAGCCAGGCGCCGTCGGAGGACTGCATTGAACAATCGGCATGGGAAAAGACATGGCAAAAAGTCAAAATCTAGATGCAGCAAAAAGGCTCTGCACGTTAATTTTAAAGAGCTAGGGTGGGATGACTGGATCATTGCGCCATTGGATTATGAGGCGTACCACTGCGAGGGTGTGTGCGACTTCCCTTTGAGATCGCATTTAGAGCCGACAAACCATGCCATCATTCAAACTCTCATGAATTCAATGGACCCCAATAGCACACCTCCTAGCTGTTGTGTTCCCACCAAACTAAGTCCCATCAGCATTCTTTACATAGACTCGGGCAATAACGTTGTGTACAAACAGTACGAGGACATGGTGGTAGAGCAGTGTGGCTGCAGGTAG